The following are encoded in a window of Desulfobotulus pelophilus genomic DNA:
- a CDS encoding MFS transporter — protein sequence MSARTVILTKRFLPFFLTQASGALNDNIFKNSLMLLLAFTASAAIPWDTDFTMNLAAALFILPFLLFSATAGSLADAVCKTRLIRALKLTEMALMVVAAFAFYTERYFLLLGLLFLMGTQSAFFGPVKYAILPQLLKDKELLAGNAWVEMGTFLAILAGTIMGGLLVGFSQAALWIGLLIVFFSFLGYWISRQIPLVGRMGPAGSFQFSPVSQTFEIVRISYANRTLYLSIMAISWFWFLGASYLTQFPNYTKTVLMGDNTVVTALLVAFSVGVGIGSMLCERLSGDRIELGIVPMGSLGITAGGIALFLAVPAAAGKEIIGFMDFLAQPAGVGVLVSLTLIGISGGLFIVPLYALLQKRAEPEQRARMIAANNIFNALFMVGSAFAGMLFLTLFKLSIPHYFLILAIMNGVVAVYVYGQVPEFMLRFAVYLLTHTMYRVRSEGLSHIPDEGGVVLVANHVSYVDALLIAGACRRPVRFVMEKAIYDLPGLNILFRAARTIPICSQKKNPEVFENAFASVAAELKEGNVVCIFPEGRLTRDGNMNPFRPGIGRILTDTPVPVVPVALQGLWGSFFSHQGKGAMKFKGRFRSRVRLVAGPALSHETASAEILEKAVRDLRGTGV from the coding sequence ATGTCGGCTCGAACAGTTATTTTGACAAAACGGTTTCTCCCCTTTTTTCTCACCCAGGCCAGCGGCGCATTAAATGATAATATATTTAAAAACAGTCTGATGCTCCTGCTTGCCTTCACGGCTTCCGCTGCCATTCCATGGGATACGGATTTTACCATGAATCTTGCGGCGGCTCTGTTCATCCTTCCCTTTCTGCTCTTTTCGGCAACAGCAGGCAGCCTGGCGGATGCTGTATGTAAAACCCGTCTGATACGGGCGCTGAAGCTCACGGAAATGGCTCTCATGGTCGTGGCAGCCTTTGCGTTTTATACAGAACGGTATTTTCTGCTTTTAGGTCTTCTTTTCCTTATGGGAACCCAGTCCGCCTTTTTCGGACCGGTCAAGTATGCCATCTTACCCCAGTTACTGAAAGACAAGGAACTGCTGGCCGGCAATGCCTGGGTGGAGATGGGTACCTTTCTAGCCATCCTTGCGGGCACCATAATGGGAGGTCTTCTTGTTGGTTTTTCACAGGCGGCCCTGTGGATAGGCTTGCTGATCGTGTTTTTTTCTTTTTTAGGGTATTGGATCAGCAGACAGATACCCCTTGTGGGCAGGATGGGGCCGGCCGGGTCTTTCCAGTTCTCGCCTGTTTCACAGACCTTTGAAATTGTCCGCATCAGTTATGCAAACCGTACCCTCTATCTTTCCATCATGGCCATCAGCTGGTTCTGGTTTCTCGGTGCAAGCTATCTCACACAGTTTCCCAATTACACCAAAACTGTGCTGATGGGTGACAATACGGTTGTTACGGCTCTGCTGGTAGCCTTTTCCGTGGGTGTCGGGATTGGTTCCATGCTTTGTGAACGTCTGTCCGGTGACAGAATTGAACTGGGGATTGTTCCCATGGGGTCTCTGGGGATTACGGCGGGTGGCATTGCTCTTTTTCTGGCCGTACCGGCAGCTGCCGGTAAAGAGATCATTGGTTTTATGGATTTTCTTGCGCAGCCGGCCGGTGTGGGGGTTTTGGTGTCGCTGACTCTTATCGGTATATCCGGAGGGCTGTTCATTGTACCCCTGTACGCCCTTCTTCAGAAACGGGCCGAGCCGGAGCAGCGCGCCAGAATGATTGCTGCCAACAATATTTTCAATGCCCTTTTTATGGTAGGCAGTGCCTTTGCGGGGATGCTTTTTCTGACTTTATTTAAGTTGAGTATCCCGCACTATTTTTTGATTCTGGCTATTATGAATGGCGTTGTTGCCGTTTATGTATATGGACAGGTTCCGGAATTCATGCTGCGTTTTGCGGTTTATCTTCTGACCCATACCATGTATCGTGTTCGCAGTGAAGGGCTGAGTCATATTCCCGATGAAGGCGGAGTCGTGCTGGTGGCAAACCACGTAAGTTATGTGGACGCTCTTCTGATTGCCGGTGCCTGCAGGCGGCCTGTGCGTTTTGTGATGGAAAAGGCTATTTATGACCTTCCAGGGCTGAATATTTTGTTCCGCGCTGCCAGAACCATTCCCATCTGCAGTCAGAAAAAGAACCCAGAGGTATTTGAAAATGCTTTTGCCAGTGTGGCCGCAGAGTTGAAGGAAGGGAATGTTGTATGCATTTTCCCGGAAGGTCGACTGACACGGGATGGGAACATGAATCCCTTTCGTCCTGGTATTGGACGGATTCTTACGGATACCCCTGTACCTGTGGTTCCTGTGGCTTTACAGGGGCTTTGGGGCTCTTTTTTCAGTCATCAAGGAAAGGGCGCCATGAAATTTAAAGGAAGGTTTCGTTCAAGGGTGCGTCTTGTGGCAGGTCCGGCTCTCAGCCATGAAACCGCCAGTGCAGAAATTTTGGAAAAAGCAGTGAGAGACTTGAGGGGAACGGGCGTTTAG
- a CDS encoding 4-hydroxyphenylacetate 3-hydroxylase family protein — protein MKTGIEYEDSLRKLNLQVFLFGKKVANVVDDPIIRPSMNAVKLTYELAEKPEYEDLMTVSSHLTGKKINRFTHIHQTTEDLVKKTKMERLLGAKSGCCFQRCVGMDALNALSITTYNIDKKYGSDYNRRFLRYLEYVQEEDLVCDGAMTDPKGDRSLPPHQQADPDLFLRVVEEREDGMVVRGAKAHQTGALNSHEIIVMPTISMGEKDKDYAVSFALPSDAQGITYIYGRQSCDTRKLEKGTIDRGNQCYGGHEALVVFDDVFVPWDRVFLFKEFEFAGELVENFASYHRQSYACKVGVGDVLIGASQVAAEYNGVHKVSHIKDKIIEMNHLNETLFCGSLACACEGSRQPSGTYLVNTLLANVCKQNVTRFPYEIARLAQDIAGGLMVTMPAEDDFNSPDVGHWLRKYYAASSSASVENRMRILRLIENITLGTAAVGYLTESMHGAGSPQAQRIMIARQVNMDEKKKTAKHLCGIVE, from the coding sequence ATGAAAACAGGAATAGAATATGAAGACAGTTTGAGAAAGCTCAACCTTCAGGTTTTTCTTTTTGGAAAAAAGGTTGCCAATGTTGTGGATGATCCCATTATCCGGCCGTCCATGAATGCGGTAAAGCTTACCTATGAGCTTGCAGAAAAGCCGGAATATGAAGATCTCATGACCGTGAGCTCCCATCTGACCGGGAAAAAAATCAATCGTTTTACCCATATCCACCAGACAACAGAAGATCTGGTGAAAAAAACCAAGATGGAAAGGCTTCTGGGCGCTAAATCCGGGTGCTGTTTTCAGCGCTGTGTGGGTATGGATGCGCTGAATGCGCTGTCTATCACCACGTACAATATCGATAAAAAATATGGCTCGGATTATAACCGCCGCTTTCTCCGATACCTGGAGTATGTACAGGAAGAGGATCTTGTTTGCGATGGCGCCATGACCGATCCTAAGGGAGACAGAAGCCTTCCGCCCCACCAGCAGGCAGATCCGGACCTGTTTCTGCGTGTTGTGGAGGAAAGGGAAGACGGTATGGTTGTGAGGGGGGCCAAGGCGCATCAGACCGGTGCCCTCAATTCCCACGAGATCATTGTTATGCCTACCATTTCCATGGGAGAGAAAGACAAGGACTATGCCGTATCCTTTGCTCTGCCATCGGACGCACAGGGAATTACCTATATTTACGGCCGCCAGTCCTGCGATACCAGAAAACTGGAAAAGGGTACCATTGACAGAGGCAACCAATGTTATGGCGGACATGAGGCGCTGGTAGTTTTTGATGATGTGTTTGTGCCGTGGGACAGGGTTTTTCTTTTTAAAGAATTTGAGTTTGCCGGTGAGCTTGTGGAAAACTTTGCTTCCTACCACAGGCAGAGCTATGCCTGCAAGGTGGGGGTTGGGGATGTTCTCATCGGGGCCTCCCAGGTAGCAGCTGAATATAATGGAGTGCATAAGGTCTCTCATATCAAAGATAAAATCATTGAAATGAATCATCTGAATGAAACCCTGTTCTGCGGATCCCTGGCCTGTGCCTGTGAAGGGAGCCGTCAGCCTTCAGGAACCTATCTGGTCAATACTTTGCTCGCCAATGTCTGTAAGCAGAATGTGACTCGATTTCCATATGAAATTGCAAGACTTGCTCAGGATATTGCCGGAGGTCTCATGGTGACCATGCCGGCGGAAGATGATTTTAACTCTCCGGATGTGGGACATTGGCTCCGTAAATACTATGCAGCAAGCTCTTCCGCAAGTGTAGAGAACCGCATGAGGATTCTGAGGCTGATTGAAAATATTACCCTTGGTACGGCCGCTGTTGGATATCTCACGGAATCCATGCATGGAGCCGGTTCCCCTCAGGCACAGAGAATCATGATCGCCAGACAGGTCAACATGGACGAAAAGAAGAAAACAGCTAAACATCTTTGCGGTATCGTGGAGTAA
- a CDS encoding vWA domain-containing protein → MESPLNKTASAIFLIRKARAQLLLEYPFFGTVAMGLQPLADPDAPTAWTDGVVLGYRPEWIRALPFDTLKGMVGHLVLHAALGHNSRRQGRDPSLWNMACDHTINWMLLEAGLKLPEGYLDNPEFRFLSAEIVYERILSRQDDQEGKGRGDSGTGEQGDGREMNGAGADGEKIPGDGDKAGNSVQGKSGSDGPGAGAMADYHFRESDSDDTGGGDPGGTGEVRDSLNPGEGSDGEPDAGGLEALVAKALLSRRDCGRLPVRLEREVRKTLEPGMDWRMLLSRFIDLSARNDYAWSPPNRRYLHQGIYLPSVRSEEADCIVIVVDTSGSISAGELDSFCSEVSAILTAFSGEILVMGCDADVGSVFRLSRSDLPVHPVFFGGGGTDFRAPFRWLEKEGIAPRCLVYLTDLACSHYPPEPFFPVLWAVCGEGGEAAPPFGDMLHMGMA, encoded by the coding sequence ATGGAGTCACCTCTGAATAAAACTGCTTCAGCCATATTCCTGATACGTAAGGCCAGAGCCCAGCTTCTGCTGGAATACCCTTTTTTCGGTACGGTAGCCATGGGACTGCAGCCCCTGGCTGACCCGGATGCACCCACAGCCTGGACCGATGGGGTTGTGCTGGGATACCGGCCGGAATGGATTCGTGCCTTACCCTTTGACACCCTGAAAGGGATGGTGGGGCACCTTGTTCTTCATGCGGCCCTGGGGCACAACAGCCGCAGGCAGGGTAGGGATCCTTCTCTATGGAACATGGCATGTGATCATACCATCAACTGGATGCTGCTGGAGGCTGGCCTGAAACTCCCGGAAGGCTATCTGGACAACCCTGAGTTCCGCTTTTTGTCGGCGGAGATTGTCTACGAGCGCATTCTGAGTCGGCAGGATGATCAGGAAGGTAAGGGCCGTGGGGATTCCGGAACCGGAGAGCAGGGTGACGGACGTGAGATGAATGGTGCTGGAGCGGATGGAGAAAAAATCCCGGGTGACGGTGACAAGGCCGGCAATTCTGTTCAGGGAAAATCCGGATCCGATGGACCCGGTGCGGGTGCCATGGCCGATTATCATTTCAGAGAGTCGGACAGCGACGATACAGGGGGCGGAGATCCCGGTGGAACAGGAGAAGTCAGGGACAGCTTGAATCCGGGAGAAGGCTCGGATGGTGAGCCTGATGCGGGAGGACTGGAGGCCCTTGTGGCCAAGGCACTTCTGTCTCGCCGCGATTGCGGTCGCCTGCCGGTACGTTTGGAGCGTGAGGTTCGTAAAACCCTTGAACCGGGCATGGACTGGCGTATGCTGCTTTCTCGTTTTATTGACCTGAGTGCAAGAAATGATTATGCATGGTCGCCTCCTAACCGCCGTTACCTCCATCAGGGTATCTATCTGCCGTCGGTGAGAAGTGAGGAGGCTGATTGCATTGTGATTGTGGTGGATACTTCCGGCAGTATATCCGCTGGGGAACTGGATAGCTTCTGCTCGGAAGTGTCTGCCATCCTTACGGCTTTTTCTGGTGAAATCCTTGTTATGGGCTGTGATGCGGATGTCGGGAGCGTTTTCCGGCTCTCCCGTTCGGACCTTCCCGTGCATCCGGTTTTTTTTGGAGGGGGTGGAACGGATTTCAGAGCTCCTTTCCGCTGGCTGGAAAAGGAGGGTATTGCTCCCCGATGCCTGGTTTATCTTACGGATCTTGCCTGCAGCCATTATCCACCGGAACCTTTCTTTCCTGTCCTGTGGGCTGTATGCGGTGAAGGGGGGGAAGCAGCTCCTCCGTTTGGTGACATGCTGCACATGGGGATGGCGTGA
- a CDS encoding AAA family ATPase yields the protein MRASEVQGAVETLVRAGQPIYIWGPPGVGKSDVVRQAAASLNRQVVDIRALLLDPVDLRGLPRIGEDGRTSWSTPDFLPQSGNGILFLDELNAAPPLVQAACYQLVLDRRIGDYHLPRGWSVVAAGNRETDRSVTHRMPSALANRFTHIDFEVRLEDWISWALQEGMAPEVIAFLRFRPRLIHDFDPARNDKAFPTPRSWSFVSKILEVAEDDGLLKELIAGTVGPGAAAEFMGFLSACRELPTAEILLADPAGWRLPSDDPALLYALCELLASHASPESFGAITQIAADMPAEFSVLLIRDAVRKDASLVETPEFLDWAENHAEILV from the coding sequence ATGAGAGCCAGTGAAGTTCAGGGGGCTGTGGAAACCTTGGTCCGTGCAGGGCAGCCCATTTATATATGGGGACCGCCCGGTGTGGGCAAAAGTGATGTGGTGCGTCAGGCTGCTGCCAGCCTTAATCGTCAAGTTGTTGATATTAGAGCGCTTTTGCTGGACCCTGTGGATCTGAGGGGGTTGCCCCGTATAGGAGAAGATGGCCGCACATCCTGGTCGACCCCGGATTTTTTACCCCAGTCCGGTAATGGAATCCTGTTCCTTGATGAGCTGAATGCCGCCCCTCCTCTTGTACAGGCAGCCTGTTATCAGCTGGTGCTGGATCGTCGCATAGGAGATTACCATCTCCCCCGGGGTTGGTCTGTCGTTGCAGCCGGGAACCGAGAGACAGACAGATCCGTTACGCACCGTATGCCCTCTGCGCTGGCCAACCGTTTTACCCATATTGATTTTGAAGTGCGTCTGGAAGACTGGATTAGCTGGGCACTGCAGGAAGGGATGGCTCCGGAAGTAATTGCCTTCCTTCGTTTCAGGCCAAGATTGATTCATGATTTTGATCCTGCCCGTAATGATAAGGCCTTTCCTACACCGAGATCATGGTCGTTTGTTTCAAAAATTCTGGAGGTTGCAGAAGATGACGGACTGCTGAAAGAGCTCATTGCCGGTACCGTAGGTCCCGGAGCTGCGGCGGAGTTCATGGGTTTTCTGTCTGCCTGCCGTGAGCTTCCAACCGCTGAGATCCTTTTGGCTGATCCGGCGGGTTGGCGTCTTCCTTCCGATGACCCAGCTTTGCTGTACGCCCTATGTGAACTTCTTGCCAGTCACGCTTCACCGGAGAGTTTTGGTGCCATCACACAGATTGCCGCCGATATGCCCGCGGAGTTCAGTGTCCTTCTGATACGGGATGCAGTGAGAAAAGACGCCTCCCTTGTGGAAACACCTGAGTTTCTGGATTGGGCTGAAAACCACGCGGAGATTCTTGTCTGA
- a CDS encoding nuclease-related domain-containing protein, whose protein sequence is MAYFESKNSTGREHSIAKYVVLFLAGSLTLSANMIFFSKNDEIDFLSLMIIVGVIGCLIVSISRKVNPLAWKKLLDKKGYELSCSQMNQVTQTLKALDDSYFIFSNFTLELFQVDHLVISDKGFFVIARIPFQGDIQITNGRLLAGSKNLDRMASRVWQVSHMINKIVMKGYEDCDVMPVPVLVATDSVTICVREFNGIAVLPICALKDFIVGTTTNAMDKSFAESFAFYIKKRYM, encoded by the coding sequence GTGGCCTATTTTGAAAGCAAAAATTCGACAGGCAGAGAACATTCCATTGCAAAATATGTTGTTTTGTTTCTTGCTGGAAGCTTAACCTTATCTGCTAATATGATTTTTTTTTCTAAAAATGATGAAATAGATTTTTTATCTCTGATGATCATCGTTGGCGTAATAGGTTGTTTGATTGTATCCATATCACGAAAAGTAAATCCTCTTGCCTGGAAGAAACTTTTAGATAAAAAAGGCTACGAGCTGAGTTGCTCACAGATGAATCAGGTGACTCAAACTCTGAAAGCCTTAGATGATTCCTACTTTATTTTTAGTAACTTTACCCTTGAATTGTTTCAGGTTGATCATCTTGTTATCTCTGATAAAGGTTTTTTTGTTATTGCAAGAATACCGTTTCAAGGAGATATTCAAATAACGAACGGCAGGCTTTTAGCCGGATCGAAAAATCTAGACCGAATGGCTTCACGGGTCTGGCAGGTATCTCATATGATTAACAAGATAGTCATGAAAGGTTACGAGGACTGTGATGTCATGCCTGTTCCAGTTTTGGTAGCTACCGATTCCGTTACGATATGTGTTCGAGAATTCAACGGCATTGCAGTACTGCCAATTTGTGCTCTAAAGGATTTTATAGTGGGAACGACTACTAATGCTATGGATAAGAGTTTTGCTGAAAGTTTTGCTTTCTATATAAAAAAAAGATACATGTAA
- a CDS encoding sigma 54-interacting transcriptional regulator — translation MGIETVLKYEAHALSDTETLKAAAAFLHAHGIEMAPVVDEAQTLSGFFSREDIVRAIRYDIPFDTEIGKIITWNKGLKNGDGTPYDIPGGASPSGLMDAIVNASGSMVIVTDPDLTIRFVSRSAEIALKTESQVLLGQKLSVFLNQTDISGDCSRRVKGGTYKIDVGERSYIPRRCAIEHEGRILGFLVRFKEVLRPEPVSGELASAKELNRELHAIIESSSDGIYVCDGEANVLRINRAYREITELDTSDFYGRNMRDLVKEGIYSESVTLKVLENSTPVSIVQKTSTGKSLLATGNPIFNDDGSVFRVVTSVRDITELYSLQLRLEETRRISEQYMKELQNLRVKRVRNVEGMVIGSDEMEKVVEMAMRFAGINATVLITGESGTGKEMVADIIHKHSERADRPCVKVNCGAIPKDLMESEFFGYEEGAFTGARKGGRAGYFSMAEGGTLFLDEIGELPYDLQAKLLRILQHRELMRIGGRTSSKVDVRIIAATNKDLEAMVAEKSFREDLYYRINVFPLHIPTLRERPADIQFLAAHFLRFFNKNYGTQKRLSPDVLDHFERYSWPGNIRELQNLIERLVVIAPDDLITAKDLPCCFSEPCGAASADIAVKGLMPLKEALESVEKQLIRMAYDHFATTRDMAEYLRISAASVVRKAAKYGIRKK, via the coding sequence GTGGGTATTGAAACAGTGTTAAAGTATGAGGCCCATGCTTTAAGTGATACAGAGACCCTGAAAGCGGCAGCTGCTTTCCTCCATGCCCATGGAATTGAAATGGCTCCTGTTGTGGATGAAGCGCAAACTCTTTCAGGTTTTTTTTCCAGAGAAGATATTGTACGGGCCATCCGGTATGACATTCCTTTTGATACAGAGATTGGAAAAATCATTACATGGAACAAGGGGCTGAAAAACGGTGATGGTACACCCTATGATATTCCGGGTGGGGCCTCTCCCTCTGGACTTATGGATGCCATAGTGAATGCTTCGGGTAGCATGGTGATTGTCACGGATCCTGATTTAACTATACGATTTGTCAGCAGATCAGCAGAAATAGCTCTCAAAACAGAAAGCCAAGTTCTGCTTGGGCAGAAATTGTCAGTTTTCCTGAATCAGACCGATATCTCTGGAGATTGCAGCCGCAGGGTAAAGGGTGGTACATACAAAATAGATGTGGGTGAAAGGTCTTATATTCCGAGGCGTTGCGCCATAGAGCATGAGGGGCGTATTCTTGGTTTTTTGGTCCGGTTTAAGGAAGTTCTTCGTCCGGAGCCAGTGTCTGGTGAGCTGGCGTCGGCAAAGGAGTTGAACAGGGAACTGCATGCAATTATAGAGTCCTCTTCGGATGGCATTTATGTTTGTGACGGCGAGGCCAATGTTCTCCGAATCAACAGGGCTTACCGGGAAATAACCGAACTGGATACTTCCGATTTCTATGGTAGAAATATGAGAGATCTGGTCAAAGAAGGTATCTACTCAGAGTCTGTGACCCTGAAAGTTCTGGAAAACAGTACGCCCGTGAGCATCGTTCAGAAAACAAGTACGGGAAAATCCCTTCTCGCAACGGGTAACCCCATTTTTAATGATGATGGAAGTGTTTTTCGCGTTGTGACCAGTGTGAGAGATATCACGGAATTGTACTCCCTCCAGCTTCGCCTTGAGGAGACCCGCAGAATTTCAGAACAATACATGAAAGAGCTGCAGAATCTGCGTGTAAAAAGGGTGAGAAATGTGGAGGGCATGGTCATCGGTTCGGATGAAATGGAAAAAGTGGTGGAAATGGCCATGCGATTTGCGGGCATCAACGCAACGGTGCTCATAACCGGTGAGTCGGGAACGGGCAAGGAAATGGTTGCCGATATCATCCATAAGCATAGTGAAAGGGCAGACAGACCCTGCGTTAAGGTAAACTGTGGGGCCATACCCAAAGATCTCATGGAGTCAGAATTCTTCGGATATGAAGAAGGCGCTTTTACGGGAGCACGGAAAGGCGGGCGGGCCGGATATTTTTCCATGGCTGAGGGAGGAACTCTTTTTCTGGATGAGATTGGTGAGCTGCCCTATGACCTGCAGGCAAAACTTTTGAGAATTCTGCAGCACAGGGAGCTGATGCGCATAGGGGGCCGAACGTCCAGTAAAGTCGATGTGCGCATCATCGCTGCCACCAATAAAGATCTGGAAGCCATGGTTGCGGAAAAAAGTTTTCGGGAAGATCTTTATTACAGAATCAATGTTTTTCCTCTGCACATTCCAACCCTGCGGGAAAGACCCGCTGACATACAGTTTCTGGCGGCCCATTTTTTGCGTTTTTTCAATAAAAACTATGGAACGCAGAAACGGCTTTCTCCGGATGTGCTGGATCATTTTGAGCGTTATTCCTGGCCCGGTAATATCCGGGAACTTCAGAATCTTATTGAGAGACTGGTTGTGATTGCACCGGACGATCTGATTACAGCCAAAGATCTGCCCTGTTGTTTCTCTGAACCTTGTGGGGCTGCGTCCGCCGATATTGCCGTAAAAGGACTGATGCCCCTTAAGGAAGCTCTGGAGTCAGTGGAAAAGCAGTTGATACGAATGGCCTATGATCATTTTGCCACTACCCGAGATATGGCAGAATATTTGCGCATCAGTGCGGCTTCCGTAGTGCGTAAGGCGGCTAAGTACGGGATCAGAAAAAAATGA
- a CDS encoding acetyl-CoA hydrolase/transferase family protein, protein MQWMNEYQKKLCTAEEAVRHICSGNRVVLGHAAGEPCLLVDAMVRNAGAFENVEVVHMVALGKGAYCLPQYEGVFRHNSLFAGGNTRPAIHEGRAVFTPCHFSRIPDLFSKEILPVDVALIKVSVPDEHGFCSFGVSVDYTKAAAENAKTVIAEVSSRMPRTLGDSFIHISDIDFCVESDEGPILLKPPVLTDKDEKIGKYIAGLIQDGDCLQLGIGAVPDAILGFLKDKKDLGIHSEMISDGVVDLVNCGVINGAMKNCHRGRMVVTFLMGTEKLYDFINNNPSIEMHPVNYTNDPAVIAKNDNMVSVNSALQADLTGQVVADTLGYRQYSGTGGQLDFIRGAASSKNGRSILAFHSTASKGKISRIVAHIDEGASVTTPRADTHFIVTEYGVADLRGKSVPERARALISIAHPAFRDQLKKEFHEIYNIKLNPS, encoded by the coding sequence ATGCAATGGATGAATGAATATCAAAAAAAACTCTGCACCGCGGAAGAAGCCGTGCGGCATATTTGCTCCGGCAATCGGGTCGTGCTGGGGCATGCCGCTGGAGAACCCTGCTTGCTTGTGGATGCCATGGTCCGGAATGCAGGGGCTTTTGAGAATGTGGAAGTTGTGCACATGGTTGCCCTGGGAAAAGGTGCGTACTGTCTTCCGCAATATGAGGGTGTATTCAGGCATAATTCCCTGTTTGCGGGAGGCAATACGAGACCGGCCATTCATGAGGGGAGGGCCGTGTTTACCCCCTGTCATTTTAGCAGAATCCCGGATCTCTTTTCCAAAGAGATCCTGCCGGTGGATGTTGCCCTCATCAAGGTTTCTGTTCCGGATGAGCATGGATTCTGTTCGTTCGGGGTTTCAGTTGATTACACCAAGGCCGCGGCAGAAAATGCAAAAACGGTGATTGCCGAGGTGTCATCCCGCATGCCGAGGACCTTGGGAGATTCCTTTATTCATATATCCGACATTGATTTTTGTGTGGAAAGTGATGAGGGACCCATTCTGCTCAAGCCCCCCGTGCTGACGGATAAAGATGAGAAAATTGGAAAGTATATTGCTGGTCTGATTCAGGATGGTGACTGCCTGCAGTTGGGAATCGGGGCTGTTCCCGATGCTATCCTCGGTTTTCTGAAAGACAAAAAAGATCTTGGCATTCATAGCGAGATGATCTCTGACGGAGTGGTGGATCTTGTGAACTGCGGTGTTATTAACGGGGCCATGAAAAATTGTCACAGAGGTCGGATGGTTGTCACCTTTCTGATGGGTACAGAAAAACTTTATGATTTTATCAATAACAATCCATCTATTGAGATGCATCCCGTTAACTATACAAATGATCCTGCAGTCATAGCTAAAAACGACAATATGGTTTCTGTGAATTCTGCGCTGCAGGCAGATCTTACGGGACAGGTTGTGGCCGATACCTTGGGATACAGGCAGTACAGCGGAACCGGAGGGCAGCTGGATTTTATCCGGGGCGCTGCCAGCTCGAAAAACGGGCGTTCCATTTTGGCGTTTCATTCAACGGCGTCCAAGGGAAAGATTTCCAGAATTGTGGCGCATATTGATGAGGGGGCCAGTGTCACCACTCCACGGGCCGATACCCACTTCATCGTTACGGAGTACGGAGTCGCGGATCTGCGAGGTAAATCCGTGCCGGAAAGGGCAAGAGCTCTGATTTCCATAGCGCACCCGGCATTTCGTGATCAATTGAAAAAAGAATTCCATGAGATTTACAATATAAAACTGAACCCATCCTAG
- the ribB gene encoding 3,4-dihydroxy-2-butanone-4-phosphate synthase: MNQNLSTRFGDPVERVRNAILSIQSGSGVLVTDDEDRENEGDLIFPAETLTSSQMALLIRECSGIVCLCLTDKKARSLELPPMVASNSSRYQTAFTVSIEAAEGVTTGVSASDRVRTVQAASADNAKPGDLNRPGHIFPLRARPGGVLERRGHTESTIDLMQLAGLKPCGVLCELTNPDGTMARMPEILTFSETYGFPVLTVEDIVYYRNSIKA, translated from the coding sequence ATGAATCAGAACCTTTCCACCCGTTTCGGCGATCCTGTGGAACGTGTCCGAAACGCCATTCTTTCCATCCAGAGCGGAAGCGGTGTTCTGGTGACCGATGATGAAGATCGTGAAAATGAAGGCGATCTCATCTTCCCTGCGGAAACCCTCACATCCAGCCAGATGGCCCTTCTCATACGTGAATGCAGTGGCATTGTCTGCCTCTGTCTCACGGATAAAAAAGCGCGGTCTCTGGAGCTGCCACCCATGGTGGCGAGTAATTCCAGCCGGTACCAGACGGCCTTCACCGTGTCCATTGAGGCCGCAGAAGGTGTCACCACAGGTGTTTCCGCATCGGATCGGGTCAGAACCGTTCAGGCCGCCTCCGCAGATAATGCGAAACCCGGGGACCTGAACCGGCCCGGCCACATTTTTCCGCTCCGCGCCCGCCCCGGCGGTGTGCTGGAGCGGAGAGGGCACACGGAATCCACCATTGACCTCATGCAGCTGGCCGGGCTAAAACCCTGCGGTGTTCTCTGTGAGTTGACCAATCCTGACGGAACCATGGCCCGCATGCCAGAAATTCTGACTTTTAGTGAAACATACGGCTTCCCCGTACTCACTGTGGAAGACATCGTATACTACCGTAACAGCATAAAAGCATGA